In the genome of Limanda limanda chromosome 15, fLimLim1.1, whole genome shotgun sequence, one region contains:
- the tomm20a gene encoding translocase of outer mitochondrial membrane 20: protein MSGQTSTIVAGMCGALFVAYCVYFDRKRRSDPQFKQKLRERRRKNNVTGANSGLSKLPDLKDAEAVQKFFLEEIQLGEELLSQGEFERGVDHLTNAIAVCGQPQQLLQVLQQTLPPPVFQMLLTKLPSISQRIISSQPLTEDDVE, encoded by the exons ATGAGCGGCCAGACGAGCACCATCGTGGCGGGGATGTGCGGAGCCCTGTTCGTCGCATACTGCGTGTACTTCGACCGGAAGCGGCGGAGCGACCCGCAATTCAAGCAGAAGCTGCGGGAAC GCAGACGGAAGAATAACGTGACTGGAGCCAACTCAGGACTGTCGAAG CTTCCGGACTTGAAGGACGCAGAAGCTGTTCAGAAGTTCTTCCTGGAGGAGATCCAGCtcggagaggagctgctgtcacaAG GTGAGTTTGAGAGAGGTGTGGACCACCTGACCAATGCGATTGCAGTGTGTGGTCAgcctcagcagctgctccaggttCTCCAGCAGACGCTTCCTCCTCCGGTCTTCCAAATGCTGCTGACCAAACTGCCCAGCATCAGCCAG cgaATCATCAGCTCCCAGCCTTTAACAGAAGACGACGTGGAGTGA